In Streptococcus sp. SN-1, a single genomic region encodes these proteins:
- a CDS encoding carboxymuconolactone decarboxylase family protein translates to MTTFTIHTVESAPAEVKEVLETVEKDNNGYIPNLIGLLANAPTALEAYRTVGAINRRNSLTPVEREVVQITAAVTNGCAFCVAGHTAFSIKQIQMNDDLLQALRNRTPIETDPKLDTLAKFTLAVINTKGRVGDEALAEFLEAGYTQQNALDVVLGVSLASLCNYANNLANTPINPELQPYA, encoded by the coding sequence ATGACAACATTTACAATTCATACAGTCGAATCAGCACCAGCAGAAGTGAAAGAAGTTCTTGAAACAGTAGAAAAAGATAATAATGGCTATATTCCCAATCTAATCGGTCTCTTGGCTAATGCCCCTACCGCCCTTGAAGCCTACCGAACTGTCGGAGCCATCAACCGTCGCAACAGCCTGACACCCGTTGAGCGCGAAGTGGTGCAGATCACGGCAGCTGTGACCAATGGTTGTGCCTTCTGTGTCGCAGGTCACACCGCCTTTTCCATCAAACAAATCCAGATGAACGATGATCTTTTGCAAGCCCTCCGCAATCGTACTCCAATTGAAACAGATCCTAAATTGGACACCCTAGCTAAGTTTACCTTGGCGGTTATCAATACCAAGGGTCGTGTAGGAGATGAAGCCTTAGCTGAGTTTTTAGAAGCTGGCTACACCCAACAAAATGCCTTGGATGTGGTTCTTGGTGTCAGCCTAGCAAGCCTCTGTAACTATGCCAACAACCTAGCCAATACACCAATTAATCCAGAATTGCAACCTTATGCTTAA
- a CDS encoding TDT family transporter, giving the protein MKKLPLVFSGCLLGLAGAGNLILDTLPVLSHLFSLTGLVLWLFFLLLHLFNWKETKQELTKPPLLSGMATFPMAGMILSTYVFRVFPHFPLVAQGLWWFSFLLDVALIAGFTIKFAYPGRRVHATPSWTVLYVGIAVAALTYSLVGIIEIAYVTLSFGFLLTFYLYPLIYSDLKKHPLPLALLGQEGIYCAPFSLLLASLVRVEGASLPNWVLIIMILASQSFFFFVLTRLPNILKQGFQPAFSALTFPTIITATSLKMAQGILKLPFLDYLVLAETVICLIILLFVLGAYLNWLRKKV; this is encoded by the coding sequence ATGAAAAAACTCCCCTTGGTATTTTCTGGTTGTTTGCTAGGTTTGGCAGGAGCTGGAAATCTTATTTTAGATACGTTGCCGGTTCTGTCACATCTTTTTAGTCTGACAGGTTTGGTTTTGTGGCTCTTTTTTCTGCTTCTTCATCTCTTTAATTGGAAAGAAACAAAGCAAGAATTGACCAAGCCCCCTCTTTTGTCAGGAATGGCGACCTTTCCCATGGCTGGGATGATTTTATCGACTTATGTCTTTCGAGTCTTCCCTCATTTCCCTTTGGTTGCTCAAGGGCTCTGGTGGTTTTCATTTCTCTTGGATGTGGCTCTGATTGCTGGCTTCACTATCAAATTTGCCTATCCGGGGCGGAGGGTTCATGCGACTCCTAGCTGGACGGTTCTCTATGTGGGGATAGCAGTGGCAGCCTTGACCTATTCTCTGGTAGGCATTATCGAGATTGCCTATGTGACCTTGAGTTTTGGTTTTCTCTTGACCTTCTATCTCTACCCGCTTATTTATAGCGATTTAAAGAAACATCCACTCCCACTAGCCTTGCTTGGCCAAGAAGGAATCTATTGTGCTCCCTTCTCTCTACTCTTGGCTTCCCTAGTTCGAGTTGAAGGAGCTAGCCTACCGAATTGGGTTTTAATCATCATGATCTTGGCTTCCCAATCCTTCTTTTTCTTTGTTTTAACTCGTCTGCCCAATATTTTAAAACAAGGCTTTCAACCAGCCTTCTCAGCCCTCACCTTCCCAACCATTATCACAGCTACCTCGCTCAAGATGGCTCAGGGAATCTTGAAACTTCCATTTTTGGATTATTTGGTACTGGCTGAAACTGTTATTTGCCTAATCATTTTGCTCTTTGTATTAGGCGCTTATCTGAATTGGTTACGAAAAAAGGTCTAG
- the serS gene encoding serine--tRNA ligase produces the protein MLDIKRIRTDFDAVAEKLATRGVDAAVLNEMKEIDAKRRDILVKVETLKAERNTVSAEIAQAKRNKENADDKIAAMQTLSAEVKALDAELADIDAKLTEFTTTLPNIPADSVPVGADEDDNVEVRRWGTPREFDFEPKAHWDLGEDLGILDWERGGKVTGARFLFYKGLGARLERAIYNFMLDEHGKEGYTEVITPYMVNHDSMFGTGQYPKFKEDTFELSDSNYVLIPTAEVPLTNYYRDEILDGKDLPIYFTAMSPSFRSEAGSAGRDTRGLIRLHQFHKVEMVKFAKPEESYKELEKMTANAENILQKLNLPYRVVALSTGDMGFSAAKTYDLEVWIPAQNTYREISSCSNTEDFQARRAQIRYRDEADGKVKLLHTLNGSGLAVGRTVAAILENYQNADGSVTIPEALRPYMGGAEVIKP, from the coding sequence ATGTTAGATATCAAACGTATTCGTACAGACTTTGATGCTGTCGCAGAAAAATTGGCTACACGTGGTGTAGATGCTGCTGTCTTGAATGAAATGAAAGAAATCGATGCTAAACGTCGTGATATTTTGGTCAAGGTTGAAACTCTCAAAGCAGAACGCAACACAGTTTCTGCTGAGATTGCCCAAGCCAAACGCAACAAGGAAAATGCAGATGATAAGATTGCTGCCATGCAAACTCTATCTGCTGAGGTTAAAGCCTTGGATGCTGAATTGGCAGACATCGATGCTAAATTAACAGAATTTACCACTACTCTTCCAAATATTCCAGCTGACAGCGTTCCTGTTGGGGCTGATGAAGATGACAATGTGGAAGTTCGCCGTTGGGGTACTCCACGCGAGTTTGACTTCGAACCAAAAGCTCACTGGGATCTTGGTGAAGATCTTGGTATCCTTGACTGGGAACGCGGTGGTAAGGTAACAGGCGCTCGTTTCCTCTTCTATAAAGGTCTCGGTGCTCGTTTGGAGCGTGCTATCTACAACTTTATGTTGGATGAACATGGAAAAGAAGGCTATACGGAAGTCATCACGCCTTACATGGTTAACCATGACTCTATGTTTGGTACTGGTCAATATCCAAAATTCAAGGAAGATACTTTTGAACTCAGCGACAGTAATTATGTCCTTATTCCTACAGCTGAAGTTCCTCTGACAAACTACTACCGTGATGAAATCCTGGACGGTAAAGACCTGCCAATCTACTTCACTGCTATGAGTCCATCATTCCGTTCTGAGGCTGGTTCAGCTGGTCGTGATACTCGTGGCTTGATTCGTTTGCACCAATTCCACAAGGTTGAAATGGTTAAATTTGCCAAACCAGAAGAATCTTACAAAGAATTGGAAAAAATGACAGCCAATGCTGAAAACATTCTTCAAAAACTCAACCTTCCATACCGTGTCGTTGCTCTCTCTACTGGAGATATGGGCTTCTCAGCTGCTAAAACTTACGATTTGGAAGTGTGGATTCCAGCACAAAATACCTACCGTGAAATCTCAAGCTGTTCAAACACAGAAGATTTCCAAGCCCGTCGTGCCCAAATCCGTTACCGTGATGAAGCAGATGGCAAGGTGAAATTGCTCCATACCTTGAACGGTTCTGGACTTGCAGTTGGACGTACAGTGGCTGCTATTCTTGAAAACTACCAAAATGCAGATGGTTCTGTGACCATCCCAGAAGCACTTCGTCCATATATGGGTGGAGCTGAAGTTATCAAACCATAA
- a CDS encoding DUF956 family protein yields MAQSLNKTVLLNTTGTSYLSIAGKVGKFLVGDQALEFYPDVNVEQFIQIPWSHINQIGANVTGRKISRHFEVFTDRGKFLFASKDSGAILKIAREKLGNDKVVKLPTLIQTIGQKFKNLFAKK; encoded by the coding sequence ATGGCCCAATCTCTTAACAAAACAGTGCTCCTCAATACAACAGGCACCTCCTACCTCTCTATAGCTGGGAAAGTTGGGAAATTCCTTGTCGGAGATCAGGCTTTGGAATTTTACCCAGATGTCAATGTCGAACAATTTATCCAGATTCCTTGGAGCCATATCAACCAAATTGGAGCCAATGTCACTGGTCGCAAAATCAGTCGCCACTTCGAAGTCTTTACAGACAGAGGAAAATTCCTCTTTGCATCAAAAGACTCAGGTGCCATCCTCAAAATTGCTCGCGAAAAGCTGGGAAATGACAAGGTCGTCAAACTTCCTACTCTGATTCAGACCATTGGTCAAAAATTTAAAAATCTATTTGCAAAAAAGTAG
- a CDS encoding aspartate kinase yields MKVVKFGGSSLASASQLEKVLNIVKSDSERRFVVVSAPGKRNAEDTKVTDALIKYYRDYVAGNDISKSQNWIIDRYAAMVSELGLKPAVLEKISKSIRALATLPIEENEFLYDTFLAAGENNNAKLIAAYFNQNGIDARYVHPREAGIVVTSEPGHARIIPSSYDKIEELTNTNEVLVIPGFFGVTKENQICTFSRGGSDITGSIIAAGVKADLYENFTDVDGIFAAHPGIIHQPHSIPELTYREMRELAYAGFSVLHDEALLPAYRGKIPLVIKNTNNPDHPGTRIVLKHSSDEFPVVGIAGDSGFVSINMSKYLMNREVGFGRKVLQILEDLNIGWEHMPTGIDDLSIILRSRELTPIKEEEILRQLVQKAEVDHAEIEHDLSIIMIVGEKMKSHIGVTATATRALSENKINIQMMSQGSSEVSIMFVVHKDQEKAAIKALYNAFFGENKED; encoded by the coding sequence ATGAAGGTTGTTAAATTTGGAGGTAGCTCTCTTGCCTCTGCTAGTCAATTAGAAAAAGTTTTAAACATCGTAAAAAGCGATTCAGAGCGTCGTTTTGTAGTCGTTTCTGCGCCTGGTAAACGCAATGCTGAAGATACTAAGGTTACGGATGCCTTGATTAAATACTACCGCGACTATGTTGCTGGTAACGATATTAGTAAGAGTCAAAACTGGATTATCGACCGCTATGCTGCTATGGTTAGTGAACTAGGTCTTAAACCAGCTGTGCTAGAAAAAATTTCTAAAAGCATTCGTGCCTTAGCTACTCTTCCTATCGAAGAAAACGAATTTCTCTACGACACTTTCCTAGCAGCTGGTGAAAATAACAATGCTAAATTGATTGCTGCCTACTTTAATCAAAACGGGATCGATGCACGCTATGTGCACCCTAGAGAAGCTGGTATTGTGGTCACAAGTGAACCTGGTCACGCTCGCATCATTCCATCAAGTTATGACAAGATTGAAGAATTGACAAATACAAATGAAGTTCTTGTCATTCCTGGTTTCTTTGGAGTTACCAAGGAAAATCAAATCTGTACCTTCTCACGTGGAGGATCAGACATTACAGGTTCTATCATTGCTGCCGGTGTTAAGGCAGACCTCTATGAAAACTTTACGGATGTTGATGGTATCTTTGCGGCTCACCCAGGAATCATTCACCAACCACACTCTATCCCAGAGTTGACCTACCGTGAAATGCGTGAGTTGGCCTATGCAGGCTTCTCAGTCCTTCATGACGAAGCCCTTCTTCCCGCCTACCGTGGAAAAATTCCTCTGGTTATCAAGAATACCAACAATCCTGATCATCCAGGTACTCGTATCGTTCTAAAACACAGTAGTGATGAATTTCCAGTAGTAGGAATTGCTGGTGACTCTGGCTTTGTCAGCATCAACATGTCTAAATACCTCATGAACCGTGAGGTTGGATTTGGACGCAAGGTTCTTCAAATCCTTGAAGATCTTAACATCGGTTGGGAACATATGCCAACAGGTATCGACGATCTTTCAATCATCCTCCGTTCTCGTGAGCTAACTCCTATCAAGGAAGAAGAAATTCTTCGTCAGTTGGTTCAAAAGGCTGAAGTAGACCATGCAGAAATCGAACACGACCTTTCTATCATTATGATTGTTGGAGAAAAAATGAAGAGCCATATCGGAGTAACTGCTACTGCGACACGTGCTCTATCTGAAAATAAGATCAACATCCAGATGATGTCTCAAGGTTCTAGTGAAGTATCTATTATGTTTGTTGTCCATAAAGACCAAGAGAAAGCAGCTATTAAAGCCCTCTACAATGCCTTTTTCGGTGAAAACAAGGAAGATTAA
- a CDS encoding enoyl-CoA hydratase: MEHIIYQLEEDFAILTLNRPEVANGFHIPMCEEILEALTLAEEDPAVHFVLINANGKVFSVGGDLVEMKRAVDEDDIPSLTKIAELVNTISYKIKQIAKPVLMEVDGAVAGAAANMAVAADFCLATDKAKFIQAFVGVGLAPDAGGIHLLSRSIGVTRAVQLAMTGEALTADKALEWGLVYRVCKADKLEKTREQLLKKLRRGSSNSYAAIKKLVWESQFKDWQDYATLELNLQESLAQTEDFKEGVRAHSERRRPKFTGK; this comes from the coding sequence ATGGAACACATTATTTATCAGCTTGAAGAGGATTTTGCAATTCTTACCTTGAATCGTCCTGAGGTCGCAAATGGTTTTCATATCCCTATGTGCGAGGAGATTTTAGAAGCTCTGACTTTGGCAGAAGAGGATCCGGCTGTGCATTTTGTCTTAATCAACGCGAATGGCAAAGTCTTCTCTGTTGGTGGAGATTTAGTAGAGATGAAGCGAGCAGTAGATGAGGATGATATTCCATCATTGACGAAAATCGCAGAATTAGTCAATACTATTTCTTATAAAATCAAGCAGATTGCAAAGCCTGTCTTGATGGAGGTTGATGGGGCTGTTGCAGGTGCCGCAGCGAATATGGCTGTTGCTGCAGATTTCTGTCTGGCAACGGATAAGGCTAAATTTATCCAAGCTTTTGTTGGAGTTGGCCTGGCTCCAGATGCAGGTGGGATTCATCTCTTGAGTCGTAGTATTGGTGTGACGCGTGCTGTTCAATTAGCTATGACAGGAGAAGCTTTAACAGCAGACAAAGCTTTAGAGTGGGGCCTAGTTTACCGTGTCTGTAAAGCTGATAAACTTGAAAAGACGAGAGAACAGCTTCTTAAAAAATTAAGACGTGGTTCAAGCAATTCCTATGCTGCCATTAAGAAGTTGGTGTGGGAGAGCCAATTCAAAGATTGGCAAGATTATGCTACTTTAGAACTGAACCTACAGGAATCCTTAGCTCAAACAGAGGATTTCAAAGAAGGAGTTCGGGCTCATTCGGAAAGAAGACGACCTAAATTTACAGGAAAATAA
- a CDS encoding MarR family winged helix-turn-helix transcriptional regulator, whose translation MDYQRINEYLTSIFNNVLVIEEVSLRGSRFKDISIKEMHTIDVIGKVPDVTPSQVSKELMVTLGTVTTSLNNLERKGYIERIRSEHDRRVVHLHLTKKGRLVHRLHKRFHKAMVEKIIDGMSKQEIEVMSKGLTNLYQFLEDLR comes from the coding sequence TTGGACTACCAACGAATTAATGAATATTTAACGTCTATATTTAACAATGTCCTCGTTATTGAGGAAGTTAGCTTGAGAGGTAGTCGTTTCAAGGATATCTCCATCAAAGAAATGCATACGATTGATGTGATTGGAAAAGTTCCAGATGTGACACCAAGTCAAGTGTCAAAAGAGTTGATGGTGACTCTTGGGACAGTTACGACTAGTTTGAATAATCTCGAACGTAAGGGTTACATTGAACGCATTCGTTCAGAACATGATCGACGTGTGGTACATCTGCATTTGACAAAGAAAGGTCGCTTGGTTCATAGGCTACATAAACGCTTCCACAAGGCCATGGTTGAAAAAATCATTGATGGTATGAGTAAGCAAGAAATTGAGGTTATGAGCAAAGGTTTGACCAATCTTTATCAATTTTTGGAGGATTTGAGATAA
- a CDS encoding beta-ketoacyl-ACP synthase III, protein MAFAKISQVAHYVPEQVVTNHDLAQIMDTNDEWISSRTGIRQRHISRTESTSDLATEVAKKLMAKAGITGGELDFIILATITPDSMMPSTAARVQANIGANKAFAFDLTAACSGFVFALSTAEKFIASGRFQKGLVIGSETLSKAVDWSDRSTAVLFGDGAGGVLLEASEQEHFLAESLNSDGSRSECLTYGHSGLHSPFSDQESADSFLKMDGRAVFDFAIRDVAKSIKQTIDESPIEATDLDYLLLHQANDRILDKMARKIGVNRDKIPANMMEYGNTSAASIPILLSECVEQGLIRLDGSQTVLLSGFGGGLTWGTLILTI, encoded by the coding sequence ATGGCTTTTGCAAAAATAAGCCAGGTTGCTCATTATGTGCCAGAGCAAGTGGTTACAAATCATGATTTGGCTCAGATTATGGATACCAATGATGAGTGGATTTCAAGTCGGACGGGAATACGACAAAGGCATATTTCAAGAACAGAATCTACTAGTGATTTGGCTACAGAAGTTGCCAAGAAACTGATGGCAAAAGCTGGAATCACAGGAGGGGAGTTGGATTTTATCATCCTAGCTACCATTACTCCAGATTCGATGATGCCCTCTACAGCTGCTCGTGTTCAAGCTAATATTGGTGCTAATAAGGCCTTTGCTTTTGACCTAACAGCGGCTTGCAGTGGATTTGTATTTGCTCTTTCAACTGCTGAAAAGTTTATCGCTTCTGGTCGCTTTCAAAAAGGCTTGGTGATTGGTAGTGAAACCCTCTCTAAAGCAGTCGATTGGTCAGACCGATCAACAGCTGTTTTGTTTGGAGATGGTGCTGGTGGAGTCTTGCTAGAAGCTAGCGAGCAAGAGCATTTCTTGGCTGAGAGTCTCAATAGTGATGGAAGTCGTAGCGAATGTCTGACCTACGGACATTCAGGTTTACATTCTCCATTTTCAGATCAAGAAAGTGCAGATTCATTTTTGAAGATGGATGGGCGTGCAGTCTTTGATTTTGCTATTCGGGACGTAGCCAAGTCTATCAAGCAGACTATTGATGAATCTCCTATAGAGGCGACAGACTTGGATTATCTGCTACTTCATCAGGCTAATGACCGTATTTTGGATAAGATGGCTAGAAAAATCGGTGTTAACCGAGATAAAATTCCAGCCAATATGATGGAATATGGCAATACCAGTGCAGCAAGTATCCCGATTTTACTTTCAGAGTGTGTAGAACAAGGCCTCATCCGTTTAGATGGTAGCCAGACTGTTCTACTATCAGGCTTCGGTGGAGGCTTGACATGGGGCACGCTCATTCTTACAATTTAG
- a CDS encoding acyl carrier protein produces the protein MAVFEKVQEIIVEELGKDASEVTLESTFDDLDADSLDLFQVISEIEDAFDIQIEAEDDLKTVGDLVAYVEEQTK, from the coding sequence ATGGCAGTATTTGAAAAAGTACAAGAAATTATCGTTGAAGAACTTGGGAAAGACGCATCAGAAGTAACACTTGAATCAACTTTTGATGATTTGGACGCAGATTCATTGGACTTGTTCCAAGTAATCTCAGAAATCGAAGATGCTTTTGATATCCAAATCGAAGCAGAAGATGACTTGAAAACAGTTGGTGACTTGGTTGCCTATGTTGAAGAGCAAACAAAATAA
- the fabK gene encoding enoyl-[acyl-carrier-protein] reductase FabK, protein MKTRITELLNIDYPIFQGGMAWVADGDLAGAVSKAGGLGIIGGGNAPKEVVKENIDKIKSLTDKPFGVNIMLLSPFVEDIVDLVIEEGVKVVTTGAGNPSKYMERFHEAGITVIPVVPSVALAKRMEKIGADAVIAEGMEAGGHIGKLTTMTLVRQVAAAVSIPVIAAGGIADGEGAAAGFMLGAEAVQVGTRFVVAKESNAHPNYKAKILKARDIDTTISAQHFGHAVRAIKNQLTRDFEKAEKDAFKQENPDLEIFEQMGAGALAKAVVHGDVDGGSVMAGQIAGLVSKEETVEEILKDLYYGAAKKIQEEASRWAGVVRND, encoded by the coding sequence ATGAAAACGCGTATTACAGAATTATTGAACATTGATTATCCTATTTTTCAAGGAGGAATGGCCTGGGTTGCTGATGGTGATTTGGCAGGAGCTGTTTCCAAGGCTGGAGGACTAGGGATTATCGGTGGGGGGAATGCCCCTAAAGAAGTTGTCAAGGAAAATATTGATAAAATCAAATCATTGACTGATAAACCCTTTGGTGTCAACATTATGCTCTTGTCTCCCTTTGTGGAAGATATTGTAGACCTCGTTATCGAGGAAGGGGTTAAGGTAGTTACAACAGGCGCAGGAAATCCAAGCAAATACATGGAACGTTTCCATGAAGCCGGTATTACGGTTATTCCTGTTGTACCAAGTGTGGCCCTAGCTAAACGCATGGAAAAAATCGGTGCGGATGCCGTTATTGCAGAAGGAATGGAAGCTGGGGGGCATATCGGTAAATTAACAACCATGACCTTGGTGCGCCAGGTTGCTGCTGCTGTATCTATTCCTGTTATTGCTGCAGGAGGGATTGCGGATGGTGAAGGTGCTGCTGCTGGCTTTATGCTAGGTGCAGAAGCTGTTCAGGTTGGAACTCGTTTTGTCGTTGCAAAAGAGTCTAATGCCCATCCAAATTACAAGGCGAAAATTTTAAAAGCTAGAGATATTGATACTACAATTTCAGCTCAACACTTTGGACATGCTGTTCGTGCGATTAAAAATCAGTTGACTCGTGATTTTGAAAAAGCTGAGAAAGATGCCTTTAAACAAGAAAATCCTGATTTGGAAATCTTTGAACAAATGGGAGCAGGTGCCCTAGCCAAAGCAGTTGTTCACGGTGATGTGGATGGTGGGTCTGTTATGGCAGGTCAAATCGCAGGCCTTGTTTCCAAAGAAGAAACCGTTGAAGAAATCCTAAAAGATTTGTATTACGGAGCAGCTAAGAAAATACAAGAAGAAGCCTCTCGTTGGGCAGGAGTTGTAAGAAATGACTAA
- the fabD gene encoding ACP S-malonyltransferase — translation MTKTAFLFAGQGAQYLGMGRDLYDQYPIVKETIDQASQVLGYDLRHLIDTEEEKLNQTRYTQPAILATSVAIYRLLQEKGYQPDMVAGLSLGEYSALVASGALDFEEAVALVAKRGAYMEEAAPAGSGKMVAVLNTPVEVIEEVCRKASELGVVTPANYNTPAQIVIGGEVVAVDRAVELLQEAGAKRLIPLKVSGPFHTALLEPASQKLAEILAQVSFSDFTCPLVGNTEATIMQKEDIAQLLTRQVKEPVRFYESIAVMQEAGVTNFIEIGPGKVLSGFVKKIDKTAKLANVEDQASLKALLENK, via the coding sequence ATGACTAAAACAGCCTTTTTATTTGCTGGTCAAGGTGCCCAGTATCTAGGGATGGGACGGGATCTATATGATCAGTATCCGATTGTCAAAGAAACGATTGATCAAGCGAGTCAGGTACTCGGTTACGATTTGCGTCATCTCATTGATACGGAAGAAGAAAAACTTAATCAGACTCGCTATACGCAACCTGCCATTCTAGCGACATCGGTTGCTATTTACCGTTTATTGCAAGAAAAGGGATATCAGCCTGATATGGTTGCTGGTTTGTCCCTTGGGGAATATTCTGCCTTGGTGGCCAGCGGCGCCTTGGATTTTGAAGAAGCTGTTGCCTTAGTTGCTAAACGTGGAGCCTATATGGAAGAAGCAGCTCCTGCTGGCTCTGGCAAGATGGTGGCAGTTCTTAATACACCAGTAGAGGTTATTGAGGAAGTCTGTCGAAAAGCTTCTGAACTTGGAGTAGTTACCCCAGCCAACTATAATACACCTGCACAAATCGTGATTGGTGGAGAAGTGGTTGCAGTTGATCGAGCTGTCGAACTCTTGCAGGAAGCAGGGGCTAAACGCTTGATTCCTCTCAAGGTTTCAGGACCTTTTCATACCGCTCTCCTTGAGCCTGCTAGCCAGAAACTAGCTGAAATACTAGCTCAGGTAAGTTTTTCAGATTTTACTTGTCCCCTAGTCGGTAATACAGAAGCTACAATTATGCAAAAAGAAGACATTGCTCAACTCTTGACGCGTCAGGTCAAGGAACCAGTTCGTTTTTATGAAAGTATTGCAGTTATGCAAGAAGCAGGAGTAACCAACTTTATCGAGATTGGCCCGGGGAAAGTTTTGTCAGGCTTTGTGAAAAAGATTGATAAGACAGCTAAACTAGCCAATGTTGAAGATCAGGCTAGTTTGAAAGCCTTGCTAGAAAACAAGTAA
- the fabG gene encoding 3-oxoacyl-[acyl-carrier-protein] reductase: MQLKNKNIFITGSSRGIGLAIAHKFAQAGANIVLNSRGSISEELLTEFSNYGVKVVPISGDVSDFADAKRMVEQAIAELGSVDVLVNNAGITQDTLMLKMTEADFEKVLKVNLTGAFNMTQSVLKPMIKAREGAIINMSSVVGLMGNIGQANYAASKAGLIGFTKSVAREVANRNIRVNAIAPGMIESDMTAVLSDKVKDAMLAQIPMKEFGQAEQVADLTVFLAGQDYLTGQVVAIDGGLSM; the protein is encoded by the coding sequence ATGCAACTAAAAAATAAAAATATCTTTATTACAGGTTCGAGTCGTGGAATTGGTCTTGCCATTGCCCACAAGTTTGCTCAAGCAGGAGCCAACATCGTCTTAAACAGTCGTGGGTCTATCTCAGAAGAATTGCTCACTGAGTTTTCAAACTATGGTGTCAAGGTGGTTCCCATTTCAGGGGATGTGTCTGATTTTGCAGACGCTAAGCGTATGGTTGAGCAAGCTATTGCAGAGCTGGGTTCAGTAGATGTTTTGGTCAACAATGCAGGGATTACCCAAGATACCCTGATGCTCAAGATGACAGAAGCAGATTTTGAAAAAGTGCTCAAGGTTAACTTGACTGGTGCCTTTAACATGACACAATCAGTCTTGAAACCGATGATAAAAGCCAGAGAAGGTGCTATCATTAATATGTCTAGTGTTGTTGGTTTGATGGGAAATATTGGTCAAGCTAACTATGCTGCTTCTAAGGCTGGTTTGATTGGTTTTACCAAGTCTGTGGCGCGTGAAGTGGCTAATCGCAATATCAGAGTTAATGCTATCGCACCGGGAATGATTGAATCCGATATGACAGCGGTCCTATCAGACAAGGTAAAAGATGCCATGCTGGCGCAAATTCCTATGAAAGAATTTGGGCAGGCAGAGCAGGTTGCAGATTTGACAGTATTTTTAGCAGGCCAAGATTATCTAACTGGTCAAGTAGTTGCCATTGATGGCGGCTTAAGTATGTAG